A single Gemmatimonadota bacterium DNA region contains:
- a CDS encoding potassium channel protein yields the protein MQTFLKQYLGVLRTTIGSGNLKFFYRFFIFLFLLILVYTFLFHQLQQMEGREHSWFTGFYWTLVTMTTLGYGDIVFTTDLGRVFSLCVLLTGLTTLIIVLPVAFVEFIYRPWLSAHSIARAPRSLEPTFQEHVIITHHDEVTSSLAARLKQYGNDYVFIIPDLDEALLLHDRGLNVVYGDLDNSETYRHANVDQAALVVATGKDTLNTSIAFTIRNINRQIPILATANSPDSVDILELAGCTHVIQLGQQMGQLLARLASSVDSMSHVLGNVEDLMVADASIVDTPLIGKTLRETRLRELTGVTVVGVWERGRFHVIAPDTPLTERMILVLLGTESQITSYNELFAIYNVSDPPIVIIGGGRVGRSAGGTLVERGLDYRIIEQQADRIRDEKHYVLGDAADIETMKKAGLMDAPTVIITSHEDDMNIYLTIYCRKLRPDIQIITRAKQERNVEALHRAGADFVMSYASMGANIILNLLKRNDIVMITEGLNFFRVRLPRELAGKTIAESQVYPETGCYITAVFTGKESIVSPPPSMKLSTGCEILLIGTIEAENRYLERHGKKT from the coding sequence ATGCAGACCTTCTTAAAGCAGTACCTGGGCGTATTGCGCACCACGATCGGATCGGGTAACCTGAAGTTCTTCTACCGATTCTTCATCTTCCTCTTCCTGTTGATCCTGGTCTATACGTTCCTGTTCCACCAGCTCCAGCAAATGGAGGGACGGGAACACTCGTGGTTCACCGGATTCTACTGGACGCTGGTCACGATGACCACGCTCGGTTACGGCGACATCGTCTTTACCACCGACCTGGGCCGTGTTTTCTCATTGTGCGTGCTGCTGACGGGCCTGACGACGCTGATCATCGTGCTTCCCGTGGCCTTTGTCGAGTTCATCTACCGGCCCTGGCTCAGCGCCCACTCCATCGCGCGCGCGCCCCGCTCGCTGGAACCGACCTTCCAGGAACACGTGATTATCACCCATCACGACGAGGTGACGAGTTCGCTTGCCGCCCGGCTCAAGCAGTACGGGAACGATTATGTGTTCATCATACCCGACCTGGACGAAGCATTGCTCCTTCACGACCGGGGCCTCAACGTCGTGTATGGCGACCTGGACAACTCGGAGACCTACCGACACGCGAACGTGGACCAGGCGGCGCTCGTCGTGGCCACCGGCAAGGACACGCTGAATACCAGCATCGCATTCACGATCCGGAATATCAACCGGCAAATCCCCATACTGGCCACGGCGAATTCTCCAGACTCCGTAGATATCCTCGAACTGGCGGGCTGCACCCACGTGATCCAGCTGGGACAGCAGATGGGGCAGCTCCTCGCCCGGCTGGCTTCGAGCGTGGATTCCATGTCCCACGTACTCGGAAACGTCGAAGACCTGATGGTCGCCGATGCGAGCATCGTGGATACCCCGCTCATCGGCAAGACCCTGCGCGAGACGCGTCTTCGCGAACTGACCGGCGTCACGGTCGTCGGCGTGTGGGAGCGGGGGAGGTTCCACGTGATCGCGCCCGATACGCCGCTGACCGAACGGATGATCCTGGTGCTCCTGGGGACGGAGAGCCAGATCACGTCCTACAATGAGTTGTTTGCCATCTACAACGTATCCGATCCGCCCATCGTCATCATCGGCGGCGGACGGGTGGGTCGGTCCGCGGGAGGCACGCTCGTGGAGAGAGGGCTGGACTACCGGATCATCGAGCAGCAGGCCGACCGGATCCGGGATGAAAAGCACTACGTACTGGGCGACGCGGCGGATATCGAGACCATGAAGAAGGCCGGCCTCATGGACGCGCCCACTGTCATCATCACGTCCCATGAAGACGACATGAACATCTATCTCACGATCTACTGCCGCAAGCTGCGGCCGGATATCCAGATCATCACCCGGGCGAAACAGGAAAGGAACGTGGAAGCGCTGCACCGGGCGGGGGCCGACTTCGTCATGTCCTACGCTTCCATGGGCGCCAACATCATCCTGAACCTGCTCAAGCGGAACGACATCGTCATGATCACGGAAGGGTTGAACTTCTTCCGGGTCCGGCTACCCCGCGAACTGGCCGGCAAGACCATTGCCGAGTCGCAGGTCTACCCGGAGACGGGATGCTACATCACGGCCGTTTTCACCGGGAAGGAAAGCATCGTGAGTCCCCCGCCATCGATGAAACTGTCCACCGGGTGTGAGATCCTGCTGATCGGGACGATCGAAGCGGAAAACAGGTACCTGGAGCGGCACGGCAAGAAAACGTGA
- a CDS encoding ArgE/DapE family deacylase, translated as MTNTFQELTAKLVSIDSTNPTLSPTAAGEMEIAAFVADWCRDRSLDVRIVDADGRPSVVAVARGTGGGRSLILNGHLDTVGVDGMDDPFRPRIEEGRMYGRGAGDMKASVAAMMAALASAGTMALRGDVIMTAVADEEAYSVGTTAVLDSGVTADAAIVTEPTNGDVVVAHKGFVWADVITQGRAAHGSRPNDGLDAITKMGAFLRGLEDLQTELEQRTGDPLLGSGSVHASVIAGGREMSSYPATCRLGLERRTVPGETAQSVITELEDIAEGCRRTDPGFKASIDLTFERRPFSIDAGHEIVELVSSVAARTSGRRTGVSGSAGWMDAALLSDRSIPTVVYGPAGGDFHGDNEWVDVASIEACTEVLTEVAKAYCA; from the coding sequence ATGACGAACACGTTCCAGGAACTCACCGCTAAACTCGTTTCGATCGACTCGACGAATCCCACGCTGTCACCGACCGCCGCGGGCGAGATGGAAATCGCCGCCTTCGTTGCGGACTGGTGCCGGGACCGGTCCCTCGACGTGCGGATCGTGGATGCGGACGGACGTCCCAGCGTGGTAGCCGTCGCGCGGGGAACGGGGGGAGGACGGTCGCTCATCCTGAACGGCCATCTCGATACGGTCGGCGTGGACGGCATGGACGACCCGTTCCGCCCGAGGATCGAAGAGGGCAGGATGTACGGCCGAGGCGCCGGCGACATGAAGGCTTCCGTCGCCGCGATGATGGCCGCATTGGCCAGCGCGGGCACCATGGCCTTGAGGGGGGACGTCATCATGACGGCGGTCGCCGACGAAGAGGCTTACAGCGTCGGCACCACGGCCGTTCTGGACAGCGGCGTGACGGCCGATGCGGCCATCGTGACCGAACCCACCAACGGGGACGTCGTGGTCGCACACAAGGGTTTCGTCTGGGCGGATGTCATCACGCAGGGCCGTGCCGCCCATGGCTCCAGGCCGAATGATGGACTGGACGCCATCACGAAGATGGGGGCGTTTCTCCGGGGGCTCGAGGATCTCCAGACCGAGCTGGAACAACGCACTGGAGATCCGCTGCTCGGTTCCGGATCGGTGCATGCCTCGGTCATCGCCGGCGGCCGTGAGATGTCAAGTTATCCCGCGACGTGCCGCCTGGGTCTGGAAAGGCGCACGGTTCCGGGAGAGACGGCGCAGAGCGTGATCACGGAGCTGGAAGATATCGCCGAAGGATGCCGCCGGACCGATCCGGGTTTCAAGGCCTCGATCGACCTGACCTTCGAACGTCGGCCGTTCTCGATCGATGCCGGTCATGAGATCGTTGAACTGGTCAGTTCGGTCGCCGCTCGGACATCCGGTCGCAGGACCGGTGTCTCCGGGAGCGCGGGCTGGATGGATGCCGCGCTGCTGAGCGATCGCTCGATCCCGACGGTAGTCTACGGCCCGGCGGGAGGAGACTTTCACGGGGATAACGAATGGGTGGACGTTGCGTCGATCGAAGCCTGTACCGAAGTCCTCACGGAAGTAGCCAAAGCGTACTGCGCATGA
- a CDS encoding response regulator translates to MASTETNAASTEIDAAWVRLLQKAAYLCSVIVIACSVFVLSGWQFDLAVLRGLVNPGRVPMNPLTAAAFLLAGATLCALLQRNASAYRRWTGFAGAGLLMALGAVKLFDIDVGGRGIDQWLFAASLSGSRMAPHTAFTFMLLGLALLLLDLRGPRHWLSHVCVMNAGIIALLSLAGAIYSTMVLYRVSGVIPISLNTALGFGVLCVGIFCARPRREPAATLVSATAGGLMARRLLPAAFLIPIILGWLQFQGERAGFYGVEFGHSIFVVCNVIAFNILIWWNARSIGQIDAERTRMAHELHRQNALLEQTTHDMVLFQGELQEAKESAEEASRTKSEFLANMSHEIRTPINGITGMTQLMLHTDLTSRQREFMRLIDQSTESLQGLLNDILDFSKIEAGRLELESIPFELRERIANTVQAMSIPAAEKDLELAYKVAPDVPDQLVGDPGRLSQIVINLVGNAIKFTEAGDVVLSMSLASETEEAITLACSVADTGIGIPEDKQQLIFDVFSQADSSMSRKYGGTGLGLAICAQLTAMMNGRIWVESEEGRGSNFHFTVEMQKRSDAVEKPVVDTGPLTGRRVLVVDDHPTNRRFLVDMLAEWSMQTTEAGTGVEALAALTGDDGEAIRLILLDETMPEMEEYGLIREINRYADGRNLGVILLVSAGQRADPGIGDYVGIACTVSKPVKQSDLLNAIMDTVAGTCAPALEEGAGGLSEGVVPRRILLAEDGVVNQRVAVLMLESRGHAVTVANNGREAVERFKSDAFDLILMDVQMPEMDGLEATRTIRGLETGSDHIPIVAMTAHAMSGDRERCLAAGMDDYLSKPIKAQLLYAAVEGMPTGPGEDVPPMQDSDAAPVDWEKAVVQVGGDEAVIAELAGLFMAECPRLEAGIREAVDAGNAADLRRHAHTLKGSAGVFKAEAVVEAAQRLEMMGREGDLDGVEAALSALAHELDRLKPVLAERVAGAKMQAGSGK, encoded by the coding sequence ATGGCTTCAACGGAAACCAACGCGGCTTCGACGGAGATCGACGCGGCCTGGGTGCGGCTATTGCAGAAAGCCGCCTACCTGTGCAGCGTGATCGTCATCGCGTGCTCGGTGTTCGTGCTTTCCGGCTGGCAGTTCGATCTCGCCGTCCTGCGGGGTCTGGTCAACCCCGGGCGGGTTCCCATGAATCCGCTCACGGCCGCCGCCTTTCTGCTGGCCGGCGCCACGTTGTGCGCCTTGCTTCAGCGGAACGCTTCGGCGTATCGCCGCTGGACAGGTTTCGCCGGCGCGGGGCTTCTCATGGCGCTGGGAGCCGTCAAGCTGTTCGACATTGACGTTGGCGGCAGGGGGATCGACCAGTGGCTCTTCGCGGCGTCCCTGAGCGGCAGCCGCATGGCGCCGCACACCGCCTTTACCTTCATGCTCTTGGGCCTCGCGCTCCTGCTCCTCGACCTGCGCGGGCCGAGACACTGGCTGTCCCACGTCTGCGTCATGAACGCCGGGATCATTGCCCTCCTGTCCCTGGCCGGTGCGATCTACAGCACCATGGTCCTGTACCGGGTTTCCGGCGTGATCCCCATATCGCTGAACACCGCGCTGGGCTTCGGCGTCCTGTGCGTCGGCATATTCTGCGCGCGTCCCCGCCGCGAACCGGCCGCCACGCTGGTCAGCGCCACGGCCGGCGGCCTCATGGCCCGCCGTTTGCTTCCGGCGGCCTTTCTCATTCCCATCATCCTGGGCTGGCTCCAGTTCCAGGGAGAAAGGGCGGGGTTCTACGGTGTGGAGTTCGGCCATTCGATCTTTGTGGTCTGCAACGTGATCGCCTTCAATATCCTGATCTGGTGGAACGCCCGCTCGATCGGGCAGATCGACGCGGAACGCACGCGAATGGCCCACGAACTGCACCGGCAGAACGCCCTGCTGGAACAGACGACCCACGACATGGTGCTCTTCCAGGGGGAACTCCAGGAAGCCAAGGAGTCGGCCGAGGAAGCCAGCCGCACCAAGAGCGAATTTCTCGCCAACATGAGCCACGAGATTCGCACGCCGATCAACGGGATCACCGGCATGACCCAGCTCATGCTGCATACCGATCTTACCTCCCGGCAGCGGGAGTTCATGCGGCTCATCGATCAGTCCACGGAATCGCTCCAGGGCCTGTTGAACGATATCCTGGACTTCTCGAAGATCGAGGCGGGCCGCCTGGAACTCGAATCGATCCCCTTCGAACTGCGGGAGCGCATCGCCAATACCGTGCAGGCCATGTCGATCCCCGCTGCGGAAAAGGACCTCGAACTGGCGTACAAGGTCGCGCCCGACGTGCCCGACCAGCTGGTGGGCGACCCGGGACGGTTGAGCCAGATCGTGATCAACCTGGTCGGAAACGCCATCAAGTTCACGGAAGCGGGCGACGTGGTCCTTTCCATGTCGCTGGCCTCGGAAACGGAGGAAGCCATTACGCTGGCCTGCTCGGTGGCCGACACCGGCATCGGCATACCGGAAGACAAGCAGCAGCTGATCTTCGACGTCTTCAGCCAGGCGGACAGTTCCATGTCGAGGAAGTACGGCGGAACGGGCCTGGGACTGGCCATCTGCGCGCAGTTGACTGCCATGATGAACGGCCGCATCTGGGTCGAAAGCGAAGAAGGCCGGGGCAGCAACTTCCATTTTACCGTCGAAATGCAAAAACGGTCCGACGCGGTGGAAAAGCCGGTCGTGGACACCGGGCCGCTGACCGGCCGGCGGGTACTCGTTGTGGACGACCATCCCACCAATCGGAGGTTCCTGGTCGACATGCTGGCCGAATGGTCCATGCAGACCACGGAAGCCGGCACCGGAGTGGAAGCCCTCGCCGCTCTTACCGGAGATGACGGTGAAGCCATCCGGCTGATTCTGCTGGACGAAACCATGCCGGAAATGGAAGAATACGGGCTCATCCGGGAAATCAACCGGTATGCCGACGGAAGGAATCTCGGCGTCATCCTGCTGGTCTCCGCCGGACAGCGGGCCGATCCCGGGATCGGCGATTACGTTGGAATCGCCTGTACGGTCAGCAAGCCGGTCAAGCAGTCCGACCTGCTGAACGCCATCATGGATACCGTGGCCGGCACTTGCGCTCCCGCGCTGGAAGAGGGCGCCGGCGGCTTGTCCGAAGGGGTGGTGCCGCGGCGCATCCTCCTGGCAGAGGACGGCGTCGTGAACCAGCGCGTCGCGGTCCTCATGCTGGAGTCCAGGGGCCACGCGGTCACCGTGGCGAACAACGGCCGGGAAGCGGTCGAGCGGTTCAAGTCCGACGCCTTCGATCTGATCCTGATGGACGTGCAGATGCCCGAGATGGATGGACTGGAGGCGACGCGGACCATTCGCGGCCTGGAAACGGGCAGCGATCATATCCCCATTGTCGCCATGACAGCCCACGCCATGAGCGGCGACCGGGAGCGGTGCCTGGCGGCCGGGATGGACGATTACCTGTCCAAGCCCATCAAGGCCCAGTTGCTGTACGCGGCGGTGGAGGGTATGCCGACGGGGCCAGGAGAGGATGTCCCGCCGATGCAGGACTCAGATGCCGCGCCCGTCGATTGGGAAAAGGCCGTTGTGCAGGTTGGCGGGGACGAGGCCGTGATCGCCGAACTGGCCGGACTCTTCATGGCCGAGTGCCCGCGGCTCGAAGCTGGCATCCGCGAGGCGGTCGATGCGGGGAACGCCGCCGACTTGAGACGGCATGCCCATACGTTGAAGGGCTCCGCCGGGGTTTTCAAGGCCGAGGCCGTCGTCGAAGCCGCCCAGCGCCTTGAAATGATGGGCAGGGAGGGCGACCTGGATGGTGTGGAGGCGGCTCTGTCGGCGCTCGCCCATGAACTGGACCGGTTGAAGCCGGTCCTGGCGGAACGCGTCGCCGGAGCGAAAATGCAGGCCGGGAGTGGAAAATGA
- a CDS encoding response regulator translates to MPENTVEVLMIEDNPVHVQLIRHYMESSRLTTRLHVAGTLREGLDLIGEASFDVVLLDLVLPDSADLDTLHSVREAAPDLPVIILTGLDDVSLAATAVEAGAQDYIVKTQANTTLLSRSIHYAMERVRARSGEWDSAMFKLAQQQFLKAAQIMGLDENIRERLLFPQRTHIVTLPFRRDEYHLVENVFGYRVQHLLTMGPTKGGIRYHEDVNLGEVSALAMWMTWKCALINLPFGGAKGGVRIDPTDLSRRELQRLTRRFTSEIIDIIGPDKDIPAPDMGTDEQVMAWIMDTYSQQAGYTVPGVVTGKPVVLGGSLGRREATGRGLVYLIEAAAQHMGMTLDGATAVVQGFGNVGSNTARFLDEDGVRVVAVSDVTTGIYNPKGLSLEDVFKYCEENRFLSGYPEADEVTNQELLELPCDILAPAALQNQITGANADQLKCRLLAEGANGPTTLDADEILGEKDVFILPDVLGNAGGVTVSYFEWVQDTQNYTWTLEEINSRLHTILIDAFGRTVHRASEDRIDMRTAALIEGISRVTQAKLLRGIFP, encoded by the coding sequence ATGCCGGAAAACACCGTCGAAGTCCTGATGATCGAAGACAACCCCGTGCACGTGCAGTTGATTCGCCACTACATGGAATCCAGCCGGCTTACGACCCGGCTGCACGTCGCCGGGACGCTCCGGGAAGGACTGGACCTGATCGGGGAGGCGTCCTTCGACGTGGTGCTGCTGGACCTTGTCCTGCCCGACAGCGCCGATCTCGACACGCTCCACAGCGTCAGGGAGGCCGCGCCGGACCTGCCGGTCATCATACTGACCGGGCTTGATGACGTTTCCCTGGCCGCCACGGCCGTGGAAGCGGGCGCCCAGGACTACATCGTGAAGACCCAGGCCAACACGACCCTGCTGTCCCGGTCCATCCACTATGCCATGGAGCGCGTGCGCGCGCGTAGCGGCGAGTGGGATTCGGCCATGTTCAAGCTGGCCCAGCAGCAGTTTCTCAAGGCGGCGCAGATCATGGGTCTGGATGAGAACATTCGGGAACGGCTGCTCTTTCCACAGCGGACCCATATCGTGACGCTCCCCTTTCGCCGGGACGAATACCATCTCGTGGAAAACGTCTTCGGATACCGGGTACAGCACCTGCTCACCATGGGTCCGACCAAGGGCGGCATCCGCTACCACGAGGACGTGAACCTGGGGGAGGTCTCGGCCCTGGCCATGTGGATGACCTGGAAATGCGCGTTAATCAACCTGCCCTTCGGCGGCGCCAAGGGCGGCGTCCGGATCGACCCGACCGACCTGTCCCGACGCGAACTGCAGCGCCTTACCCGCCGCTTCACATCGGAAATCATCGACATCATCGGGCCGGACAAGGACATCCCCGCCCCCGACATGGGCACCGACGAGCAGGTCATGGCCTGGATCATGGATACGTACAGCCAGCAGGCGGGCTACACGGTGCCGGGCGTCGTCACCGGCAAGCCGGTCGTGCTGGGCGGGTCCCTGGGACGCCGCGAAGCCACCGGCCGCGGCCTGGTTTACCTCATCGAAGCGGCCGCGCAGCACATGGGCATGACCCTGGACGGCGCCACGGCGGTGGTCCAGGGCTTCGGCAACGTGGGTAGCAACACGGCGCGCTTTCTGGATGAGGACGGGGTCAGGGTAGTCGCGGTAAGCGACGTCACCACCGGCATTTACAACCCGAAGGGGCTATCGCTGGAAGACGTCTTCAAGTATTGCGAGGAAAACCGTTTCCTGTCGGGCTATCCCGAGGCCGACGAGGTCACCAACCAGGAACTCCTGGAACTGCCCTGCGACATCCTCGCCCCGGCCGCGCTGCAGAACCAGATCACCGGCGCCAACGCGGACCAGCTGAAGTGCAGGCTCCTCGCGGAAGGGGCCAACGGACCCACCACGCTCGATGCCGACGAGATCCTCGGGGAAAAGGACGTGTTCATCCTGCCGGACGTCCTGGGCAACGCCGGTGGCGTAACCGTTTCGTACTTCGAATGGGTACAGGATACGCAGAACTACACGTGGACGCTCGAGGAGATCAACAGCAGACTGCATACCATCCTCATCGACGCCTTCGGCAGGACCGTCCACCGGGCCTCTGAAGACCGGATTGACATGCGTACCGCGGCGTTGATCGAGGGGATCAGCCGGGTGACCCAGGCGAAACTCCTCCGGGGGATCTTCCCCTGA
- the hisA gene encoding 1-(5-phosphoribosyl)-5-[(5-phosphoribosylamino)methylideneamino]imidazole-4-carboxamide isomerase: MQLYPAIDIRQGRCVRLVKGMRDHETVYGDSPADVALRWKSQGATYLHVIDLDGAFTGEAGNRTSVIGILEQADLPVQLGGGIRTPEAVEAWLALGVRRVILGTAAVERPDMVRQVVEEWGPERIVVGIDARAGRVAVNGWTSGGSCSSLELAEGMKEAGIRRIVYTDIDRDGTMNGLNTGSTARLARESGLRVIASGGVATLEDLERASGAVADGLEGVVLGKSLYEGTIDLSEAVRKYQSAPGALDPGAQDPGE, from the coding sequence ATGCAACTCTATCCCGCCATCGACATCAGACAGGGGCGATGCGTCCGTCTCGTCAAGGGAATGCGCGACCACGAAACGGTGTACGGTGATTCCCCGGCGGACGTCGCGTTGAGATGGAAATCGCAGGGCGCGACCTACCTGCACGTCATCGACCTGGACGGTGCGTTCACCGGCGAAGCGGGCAACCGGACGAGTGTCATCGGCATCCTGGAACAGGCCGATTTGCCGGTGCAGCTGGGCGGAGGCATCCGTACGCCCGAGGCCGTGGAGGCCTGGCTGGCGCTGGGAGTGCGCCGCGTCATCCTGGGCACGGCGGCCGTGGAGCGTCCCGACATGGTGCGGCAGGTGGTGGAGGAGTGGGGGCCGGAACGCATCGTCGTCGGAATCGACGCCAGGGCGGGACGGGTCGCGGTCAACGGCTGGACGTCCGGCGGGTCCTGTTCATCTCTCGAACTGGCGGAGGGCATGAAGGAAGCCGGGATCCGCAGGATCGTCTACACGGACATCGACCGGGACGGTACGATGAACGGACTGAATACCGGTTCGACGGCGCGCCTGGCCCGTGAAAGCGGATTGCGGGTGATCGCTTCGGGGGGCGTGGCCACGCTGGAAGACCTCGAACGGGCCTCCGGGGCTGTCGCGGACGGCCTGGAAGGGGTAGTGTTGGGGAAATCACTGTACGAAGGAACGATCGATCTGTCGGAAGCGGTGCGCAAATACCAGTCTGCCCCGGGCGCGCTTGATCCTGGTGCTCAGGACCCTGGAGAGTAA
- a CDS encoding CCA tRNA nucleotidyltransferase, whose amino-acid sequence MSALVDPVQPLLKAHRRLASDLADLCREVNHEVYLVGGSVRDAILGRTIRDLDLTLAADGLALGRKLADRLRCPFVPLDDTDRTGRVVLRRRFTIDISSFKGDSLEADLRKRDFTINAMAVRLADLLDGRPSIIDPLGGAGDLAARRLKAVSEASFRDDPLRVLRAFRLAGQFDLDISPRTQAWIAACDEDLRVVSGERLLYELSLIMGRRRAAGRVSAMIRSGVFASLFPGWVGSSSASASTSPSSSPSSSPSRRLERTDRLIARDVCIEDQGLYTHLTGYEAKMAGDRTSLWILRFASLMLCGIRTDVTAAGADPTIDRVESAPGTTDPALDRVEGAADVTAGVAASTLDRVEGAAERLRLSKRERQALHQLVFGAARLLEGTASREPDDEALCRILRGSKDETPGAALLALAHAPDEGSATAGRLANAVRRLLRFYTRHRSLRARGLMLNGADILNDLGLAEGPEVGRLLDKLETIQTIHDIRTREQARMLLYGDAAHGLASA is encoded by the coding sequence ATGTCAGCCCTAGTCGATCCTGTTCAGCCCCTGTTGAAGGCCCATAGGCGACTGGCCTCCGATCTGGCCGACCTGTGCCGGGAAGTGAATCACGAAGTCTATCTCGTGGGCGGTTCCGTGCGGGATGCCATCCTGGGCCGCACGATACGGGACCTGGACCTCACGCTTGCGGCGGACGGACTGGCGCTGGGAAGGAAACTGGCGGACCGCCTGCGGTGTCCCTTCGTGCCGCTCGACGATACGGACCGAACCGGGCGCGTCGTGTTGCGGCGCCGGTTCACGATCGATATATCTTCCTTCAAGGGCGATTCCCTGGAGGCGGATCTCCGCAAGCGGGATTTCACCATCAACGCCATGGCCGTCCGCCTGGCGGACCTGCTGGACGGCCGGCCGTCGATCATCGATCCCCTGGGCGGCGCGGGCGACCTCGCGGCAAGGCGGCTCAAGGCCGTATCCGAGGCGTCCTTTCGCGACGACCCGCTGCGCGTATTGAGGGCGTTCCGGCTTGCCGGCCAGTTCGACCTGGACATTTCGCCGCGAACACAGGCGTGGATCGCGGCATGCGACGAAGACCTGCGGGTGGTATCGGGAGAACGCCTGCTTTACGAACTTTCCTTGATCATGGGGAGGCGACGCGCCGCGGGCCGGGTGTCCGCCATGATCCGCTCCGGCGTGTTCGCGTCGCTCTTTCCCGGATGGGTGGGATCTTCGTCGGCATCGGCGTCAACATCACCGTCGTCATCACCATCGTCATCACCGTCGCGGCGGCTGGAACGGACGGACCGGCTTATCGCACGGGACGTTTGCATAGAGGATCAGGGGCTCTACACCCATCTTACCGGTTACGAAGCTAAAATGGCGGGCGACCGGACCAGCCTGTGGATCCTCAGATTCGCCAGCCTCATGCTGTGCGGCATCCGGACCGACGTAACGGCTGCCGGTGCGGACCCAACCATTGACCGGGTCGAAAGCGCTCCGGGCACGACGGACCCGGCCCTCGACCGGGTCGAAGGCGCGGCTGACGTAACCGCTGGCGTTGCAGCCTCAACCCTCGACCGGGTCGAAGGTGCGGCTGAACGGTTAAGGCTGAGCAAGCGGGAAAGGCAGGCGCTCCACCAGTTGGTGTTCGGGGCGGCAAGGCTGCTCGAAGGAACCGCTTCACGGGAACCGGATGACGAGGCGCTCTGCCGGATTCTGCGCGGGTCGAAAGACGAAACCCCCGGCGCGGCGCTCCTCGCCCTGGCGCACGCACCGGACGAGGGTAGCGCGACGGCTGGAAGGCTCGCGAACGCCGTGCGCCGGCTCCTGCGGTTTTACACCCGGCACCGGAGCCTGCGGGCAAGGGGTTTGATGTTGAACGGCGCGGACATCTTGAACGACCTGGGCCTGGCCGAGGGACCGGAGGTCGGCCGCCTGCTGGATAAGCTTGAAACGATCCAGACCATACATGATATTCGGACCAGGGAACAAGCCCGGATGCTACTCTACGGCGATGCCGCGCATGGCCTGGCTAGCGCATGA